The Spinacia oleracea cultivar Varoflay chromosome 2, BTI_SOV_V1, whole genome shotgun sequence DNA segment caatatttaatatttccgattccggaattaatttacgtttcgaacaaatatttaatatttccgtttctggaattattttccgattccgataatatttccgattctgacaatatttccgtttccggcaatatttccgattccggcaatatttccattttcaataatattttccgatacgtaccatgtttccgtttcaggcaacatctacgtcttggataatatttatatttccgatacgatccatatttccgtttccggcaatatcatcgtttccggagtattcatttcttgcttgtgacgatctcagctcccactgaaaccaagatccgtcgattccgaatatccatagatggagtatttaattccattaaatacttgatccgtttacgtactatttgtgcgaccctacggattcagtcaagagtaagctgtggattaatatcattaattccacttgaattgaagcggcctctagctaggcattcagctcacttgatctcactgaattattaacttgttaattaatactgaaccgcatttattagacttaacattatatgcatacttggaccaagggcattatttctttcattctcccacttgtccttagggacaagtgtgcatttcctaattcctttgtcgctcgatacttgctcttgaacataaggtaagagttgtcatccttattatgtccagaggtgtttctcggtttcagagttcaactgatcaaataaacagataatcatagcatatgattcatccgagcacgggcatgcattttacagtttctagctctccgagtggccttgtacaacttttaagcatctcatcccgatttataggaggacaatcccaatcttgtgatcttgagattagacttcgtttgataggtgattacatgagcgttgcctttataacctccttttacggtgcgacggttggtcaacgtcaaagtaaccagttctcaaacaagtaatctcaaatcactcaggtattgaggatttagtgtctaataattttaatgaaatttacttatgacagattttcatctcttacagtaaagtttcataggtctttccgatactagtcttcccaaagtaagtatgtaataccccgaattttaaaaactcgattaattatgcttaattatttttatttagcttaaaatcgttttaaatcttaaattcgaactttattttagttaacgaagttttacttcgcttgaatttttaatattgctacatgatttatttttttcagtttataatttaatttcatatttacgaacATAACgacctttttttttcttaactatttcggatttttaataatttcgaaacgtttttattctattcgaaaactaaatttatttttcgtaacAAAGAATTATTTGAAaacttgattttaattaaacattactattttaattaatttcctaaaatagaaaccaaattttcagaaatttgcctaactaaatgaaattaccaaaatacccctaAGAGCAAAATTGGCATCTTGCTTCCTCCTCCTTTGTCCTTCACGTAACTCTTTCCTCCCCCTCTTCCCTTAAATCGGTCCATGTTCATGCCTTGGCCTACAAGGTCTTCACTCTTTTTTTTCACTCTACTTTTCACTATAAACCACCATTTTCTTTCCATTTTTCTAAATCAATAATCAGTTAACCAAAAATATGAAAATCACCCCTCCTTGTTTTCCTTGATCTGAACCAACCACCACCGTGCCAACCACCATTGACCACCATCACCACCTACTGAACATCATCACCATAGACACCCAACACCACCATCGCACCACCATCGCACCACCGTCTcccctgctctctctctctcctcctcgcaCTCCCCTGTCCCACCTCGTTCTTTGCCCGACCGCAGCCACCACCATTTAACCACCACGCTGCAATGACCGCACCACCCCTCTAGTAAATCTCCGCCCCCAAATACTCCGGCAAACCATTGTGCCGCCGCCCAAAATCGCCCAAATCACCACCCCTCCCATGCTTTCCTCTGTTCGCGCGACACCCCCTCCCCTTCCTTGCTGTTTCGCCGCCGAGAACACACCACCACCATCGCCTCACCGGCGCGATTCCGCGCCTTTGCGCCGTCCAGAACCCGAGCGCAGCCCcacctcctctcctctccctccTCTGTTTCGAGCCTCATCCCCCTGCTTCCCCTGTTTTTGTTCGAAAGCCCCAGggaacaaaacaaaagaaaagaaaaaaaaagaacaaaaagaaaagggaacAAACCCAATTAGGTTTACTGCTTCTAAACCCACCATCCAAGCCAAGCTCAATATCCTTTCCTTGACCCAAAACTTCAAAGTGAGTATCATTTCTTTAATTAAGTATTAATGGTTTAAGAACATAAATTATTACACAACTTAATATTGTGATAATATAGATTTTAATTGATGATTTTAAATATATACTTTGactgaaattttaatttaaataatattttcgttaaattatgaaatttaaataatatttcatgtaaatggatttataaatatttcgattgaaatttcgattaataatattttcattgaattatgaaattgtatttttattcgttatttacaaattcattacttacaatttattatttataaaatattgattttaaaattatgtaccgatttaatactaattcaataattcgatactttgaaagaaattggactcggggctcaagaaggacgatccatcagacaggaagtataaaaactacggttgaggtagcggttattgctagtacccgcaatcccttcgaaatgaatttatgaatgatgttatgcatgattgatgttttatgatttgcgggattacaagtatgatttgattgaattgttttacgataatgcagctttatgcaaagtatcgatttaatgaattattattcctaaaagaaatgattttatgaaataacgagatttaatggtttattgaaacaccctgaatgattgagtttttcctgattaatgttcaactaaaagaaatgtaaatataataaatgaaagtgtaagaacaggtcaagttcccctgatatgggaccaaggttccccctgataagaagcactggcttcccctgatatggaaccaaggttccccctgataagaaacactggcttcccctgatatggaaccaaggttccccctgaaatgaagcactggcttcccttgctatggagcattgactccccctgttataaagcactggcttcccctgttcgtaggagacgtcctaccatgttttcctgtaaagtcctgacgaccaaAATAATAccgttaaaaggaaaaaggctaaagaaatgatattcctgaattaatgttcctgaaatgatattcttgaaatgatgttttcgaaatgatgcttctgaaatgatgatttattaaatgttttactatattctattctccctgtttattaaataaaatgaattgaaatgatgttacggtgctagggtaactcgttactgagtcttcggctcaccgttttgttttctattttaggtactgctggggaccacggaaacgagtagtggtgAGGATTTTACTATAGcaaagttcacctaagttaatgtttagttgtaacaagtttaagtaaagattcttgattaagttacgcatttttattaaggaattaaaaaggattattatgttaattttggagtttaatagcttatgattgatggttgccttataattcccaaaagggagattacggcagtaatgtcccgacagaattaggttaattccgctgctaagtattccttaataattgaattagaggtcggggtgttacagtttggtattcagagcaaaggttctggaccataagtgctaaaccttacgggttttgcgcgtagtagaattcaataggctttaagcaaagagttttaaagaataagtttaaaagaatatgttagaatcatgttaaaatgaaatgagtgtgagtgtaggaacgggctgaaaagggattattttcctattatgtatgttttcctgattgagcacgttatgcagaatgtcgactatcGAGGTGACTAACGATATTAACGGTGGAGCGCACAACGAGCACAACGTCCATGTCAACGATGACACTATCTACGAGGATGTTGCCCACGATGATCCCTATGATGATCAACCTATCGAAGATCAcaaagaaaggatggaacgattagaaaccgttagcacgatgttagctgaattaatcaaagattctcAGAAACAGAAATCGACGAATGCGAACGAAAATGCGTCAatgttcaagaagttttcatcccTGAACCCACCATCTTATGATGGCAAGCCCGAACCTGTAGAattcgaggattggattaatcgcatagatcagttgtttgaaaccttgCAATGTCCTAAGGAATGGAGAGTCGAGTTCGCCGTGTTATACTTAATGGGCCAAGCAAGTTTATGATGGAAAGTTAATAAGGAAAGGAAGAATGAGCCTAGATTTGGTTGGACCGAACTGCAAAAGTTACTAAGAgataagttttatccaccatccctgaggaaacaaaaggaagacgagtttttgcacttgcaacaaggaacaatgagtgttatggaatatgcaaacaagttcatggaatttTCAACATTTGCACCGGAGCTGGTATCGAAAGAACAATCTAGGATGAACCGTTTTGAGCGAGGTCTTCATTTGAAGTACCAAGATAGGTTGGCAACTCAAAGGTTTGCTTCCTAtcaagatatggttgatattaCAGTTAATGTTGAACGAGTTGTATTACTTCGAGAAGCGCAAAATGTTGGTGATAAAAGGAAGAATGATAATCAAAACCATAGAGGAGCTAAAAGGCCAAACCAAGGAAACCATAATTATAGAAGAAACCAAGGTTATAATGATAGAGCAGCTCGTAGTGTATGGTGTGCTAAGTGTGGAAAGAGAAACCATACCGAATGTGAATGTCGTGCAGGAACGAAGACGTGTTatcgatgtggaggaaaagatcattttgTCAGGGACTGCCCTAAACCACCTCCCACAGATACGGGAAGAGCAACCTCGACCAATCAcgaacgaaacaacaacaatgctaggGTTTATCATGATCCATCACGACCACCAATATCTGGAAAAGCTTACATGATGAGAGCtgataaggaagaagaagatgacgccaacgctgaTACTATATCAATTTAGTTCTTATGTACGTTTGAACCTAAGTTTCCTGTTTTAGATTTGAATCATGTTATAGATCATTTGTCTAGGACATGTTATGAATGTTTAAGGATCATTAATGTCCTCAAGGAAGTTTATgaaagaattaataaaagcatgattttgtggatatgaattgttttaaggaacttttattattatgaattattTAAAGTTGATTTTTAGAGtaccgaaagagcatgagtttgtatttaaGGATGAATGATAGTGTACAAGAAGAGTGTGAGTTTGTATTTCATAAAAGGTGAATCATCACTTAAATCAAGGTTATTCAGGGTTCAAGTTATGATTAAGGTTGATTTATGGGTTATTTTCCCGCACccttcataatgattgttttgtggttataagcacctaagtgtattttcagatatgttaaggaagctaagctagaatattaaaaagttatgcaaaaatattatgtgatcgagaccaaacatgatttatggtgaaaatatgaaattaaggTTACACATCGAGTTCTGAGGATTATACCAAAGGAAGTAATCAGGAATTAGTCAGTCAGTAAGGTTGATGGTTTTTTCAGTATACCTTTCCGCATCATTTATAGGGATTGTTTTTGAAAGAATTCTTGATTATCTCCATAAAGTAAGCTAAGCGAGAGAATTAAGGTTATGCAAAATGTTAGGtggaaaacatgatttatggtgatCGAAAAGATGAAACTAAGTTTTCATAAAGTTTTGGGGATCTTACCAATGtaagttatcgagaattagtttgtctatgaggttgatgataccaatgaatgttatgaaattcgaaaaaaaaaattatgaatgattgaggaatatggagttaagaaaagaaaatcGATGAAATGACAAGCCTATAGAACCAAGTAGTATGAACTAAGTTTCAAGAAGCTAGATTGTTTAGTATAAAGGCATGCTTGATGGTTGAACATTATCCGCATAATCCGATGTTTGTCGACTTTAGATACTAAGCATAAGTAACGAAGTCGTACGTCTAATGATGTAGTTCCTATCACATGACtggactcgaacccctgcaacgaacgtagtcaacgaagttgtttgacgtagaagaaaagatcggagATCGAAATCGAAACGAATCGAATAACGAAAGTCAACGATAAGTTTCCTGCAACAAAGAAGCCCAATggaaaatgaaagtgaaatgtcTCTAATTGTTCGCCCATAaacgatatgatgtatgaatgactatgttttctatcgtcaaccatgctcgtgtgttagatcaaatgattatgaatgttatgcttatgttgaatatgaaaattttcagtttatgaatTATGCCCTtatgatatggattatgtttatgctgacatgattgtactggtgatctaattgttatacatggatgccgtctccgatggaagttctcctgagctcggAGTACGAgaatattattataataaataacttttacaactatttgagtattgcaattgatagataaatatttattcttattatatatacatatattttcagaattatagtTTTGCATTAAATGTTACTATTTTTGGTAGTTATTTACTCCTGTTAGTAAAACATGCTCAATTAGTATTGCCTTCTTTTTTTACTCTGTcgaattttttataattagaaATATGAGCAATACAGTTGTGTTCCTACAAGGCTATAAACTCTTCTACTTCCATAATACAGCCCTTTTCATCATATCTTCGCATGTACCCGCGGTAGCATTCAAGTAATGCCCTTTGATTTTGCACCATTAAACCTAAATTAGGTTTATCCGCTAAAAACTATGGTCGCGCAGTTTATGAATGTCTTCGCGGTGGACTTGATTTTACCAAAGATGATGAAAACGTGAACTCCCAGCCGTTTATGCGTTGGAGAGACCGTTTCCTATTTTATTTTCAAACAGGATCTCACAAAATAAAATGGGAacctagtctatgctaacaagtttgccccttttatgttctttgctcctcgatcctattttatgaaataaagtgaagatacgaaagacgatggcggaatgtaattgaccttaatgacgattaaggatcaatatataattttggcccttttgtattatttactcttcgattctaggtctcgagttgaagcggagtcctaaaagatgatggcggaatgaaggctagacattgtcgggattgaaatgaaattgtgagatcttggttttaaagtaaaacatcatacttttattcgagcattatcaattttcaacaaacattttataaatctaattttcaagtttcgaggacgaaaatttttctaagggggtaagaatgtaataccccgaatttcaaaaactcgattaattatgcttaattatttttatttatcttaaaatcgttttaaatcttaaattcgaactttattttagttaacgaagttttacttcgcttgaatttttaatattgctacacgatttattttttttagtttataatttaatttcatatttacgaacttaacgaccttttttttttcttaactatttcggatttttaataatttcgaaacgtttttattctattcgaaaactaaatttatttttcgtaacAAAGAATTATTTGAAaacttgattttaattaaacattactattttaattaatttcctaaaatagaaaccaaattttcagaaatttgccTAACTAAaggaaattaccaaaatactcCTAAGAGCAAAATTGGCATCTTGCTTCCTCCTCCTTTGTCCTTCACGTAACTCCTTCCTCCCTCTCTTCCCTTAAATCAGTCCATGTTCATGCCTTGGCCTCCAAGGTCTTCACTCTTCTTTT contains these protein-coding regions:
- the LOC110789946 gene encoding uncharacterized protein, translating into MEFSTFAPELVSKEQSRMNRFERGLHLKYQDRLATQRFASYQDMVDITVNVERVVLLREAQNVGDKRKNDNQNHRGAKRPNQGNHNYRRNQGYNDRAARSVWCAKCGKRNHTECECRAGTKTCYRCGGKDHFVRDCPKPPPTDTGRATSTNHERNNNNARVYHDPSRPPISGKAYMMRADKEEEDDANADTISI